The following proteins are co-located in the Streptomyces sp. DT2A-34 genome:
- a CDS encoding bifunctional SulP family inorganic anion transporter/carbonic anhydrase, producing the protein MSACVPTRADDPRREKRIHEPHSPPPTRPRRFRIAGADVSASIAVFLIALPLSLGIALATGAPLQAGLVAAAVGGIVVGWLGGSPLQVSGPAAGLTVVTADLIQRYGWRTTCAITVLAGLAQLGLGCLRVARSALAVSPAIVHGMLAGIGVTIAVAQLHIVLGSTPQSAVLDNLRALPAQLANVHPAAVSVSALTLALLLLWPRIPGRVGRLLRKVPAPLVAVTGATATASLAGLTLPKVDLPSWSSHALAGLPEGSVLGLAAAVLTITLVCSVQSLLGAVAVDKLVASRPDLVAARPGQSARVGRSNLDCELLGQGAANIVSGTLGGLPVAGVAVRSSANVQAGAVSRNSTMLHGVFVVVAALLMVPILELIPLASLAALVMAVGIQMVSLHHIRTVTRHREVLVYAVTTLGVVFFGVLEGVAVGIAMAVAVALHRLTRTRITHDEKEGVHHVHVRGQLTFLAVPRLSRALHLVPQGADVVVELDGSFMDHAAYESLQDWQNTHTAHGGSVELIGRRAGVRIGEPTGPVGLHLDAGRNAAESADCRCHPWTAWRNHQCEIPESVTSQDGHPGEARATGTGDGESDRAGDVPCDSDAPSTAGELDAVGEAGGADGPARPGRPGESRADGSGGAEGSRPSARQLARGISAFQRNTAPLVRSELARLAREGQQPSQLFLTCADSRLVTSMITSSGPGDLFVVRNVGNLVPPPANAERCPQPGQESGDDSVAAAIEYAVDVLQVRSITVCGHSGCGAMQALLNSEPGGPQTPLRRWLRHGLPSLERMSDESRPWPRLAGRAPADAVEQLCLTNVVQQLEHLRAHESVAQALRAGVLELHGMYFHVGEAQAYLLAEGNEDEVFDDVGVADLSA; encoded by the coding sequence ATGTCTGCCTGCGTCCCCACCCGCGCCGACGACCCACGTCGAGAGAAGCGCATCCACGAGCCCCACAGTCCGCCCCCGACCCGGCCCCGCCGCTTCCGCATCGCGGGCGCCGATGTGTCGGCCTCGATCGCGGTCTTCCTGATCGCACTGCCCCTGTCCCTCGGCATCGCCCTGGCCACCGGCGCGCCCCTCCAGGCCGGCCTCGTCGCCGCCGCCGTCGGAGGCATCGTCGTCGGATGGCTCGGCGGCTCGCCCCTCCAGGTCAGCGGTCCCGCCGCCGGGCTCACCGTCGTCACCGCCGACCTCATCCAGCGCTACGGCTGGCGGACGACCTGCGCCATCACCGTGCTGGCCGGCCTCGCCCAACTGGGCCTGGGCTGCCTGCGCGTGGCCCGCAGCGCCCTCGCCGTCAGCCCCGCCATCGTGCACGGCATGCTCGCCGGCATCGGTGTCACCATCGCCGTGGCGCAGCTGCACATCGTCCTGGGCAGCACCCCGCAGAGCGCCGTCCTCGACAACCTCCGGGCGCTGCCCGCCCAGTTGGCGAACGTGCACCCGGCCGCCGTGTCGGTGAGCGCGCTGACACTGGCCCTGCTGCTGCTCTGGCCTCGCATCCCCGGGCGCGTCGGACGCCTCCTGCGCAAGGTCCCCGCCCCGCTCGTCGCCGTCACCGGTGCCACCGCCACCGCCTCGCTCGCCGGGCTCACCCTGCCCAAGGTCGACCTGCCGTCCTGGAGCAGCCACGCCTTGGCCGGGCTCCCCGAGGGCTCGGTGCTCGGGCTCGCCGCCGCCGTGCTCACCATCACGTTGGTGTGCAGCGTGCAGTCGCTGCTCGGGGCGGTCGCGGTGGACAAGCTGGTCGCCTCCCGTCCCGATCTGGTCGCCGCCCGCCCCGGCCAGTCCGCTCGCGTCGGCCGCTCCAATCTGGACTGCGAACTGCTCGGACAGGGCGCCGCGAACATCGTCTCCGGCACCCTCGGCGGCCTGCCCGTGGCCGGGGTGGCGGTGCGAAGTTCGGCGAATGTGCAAGCCGGTGCCGTGAGCCGGAACTCCACGATGCTGCACGGCGTTTTCGTAGTAGTCGCCGCGCTGCTGATGGTCCCGATCCTGGAGCTCATCCCGCTCGCCTCGCTCGCCGCCCTGGTGATGGCCGTCGGCATCCAGATGGTGTCCCTGCACCACATCCGCACGGTGACCCGCCACCGAGAGGTGCTGGTGTACGCCGTCACCACCCTCGGCGTGGTGTTCTTCGGCGTCCTGGAGGGCGTGGCGGTAGGCATCGCCATGGCCGTCGCCGTCGCCCTGCACCGCCTCACCCGCACCCGGATCACGCATGACGAGAAGGAAGGAGTCCATCACGTACATGTACGAGGGCAGCTGACGTTCCTCGCGGTGCCACGGCTCAGCCGGGCCCTGCATCTCGTACCCCAAGGCGCTGACGTCGTCGTGGAGTTGGACGGTTCGTTCATGGACCACGCGGCGTACGAGTCACTGCAGGACTGGCAGAACACGCACACCGCGCACGGCGGCTCCGTCGAGCTGATCGGCCGCAGGGCCGGGGTCCGGATCGGCGAGCCGACGGGACCGGTCGGCCTCCATCTCGACGCCGGGAGGAACGCCGCCGAGTCGGCCGACTGCCGGTGTCACCCCTGGACGGCCTGGCGCAACCACCAGTGCGAGATCCCGGAGTCCGTCACGTCCCAGGACGGACACCCCGGGGAGGCGCGGGCGACCGGGACCGGCGATGGCGAGAGCGACAGGGCCGGCGACGTGCCCTGCGACAGCGACGCCCCCAGTACCGCGGGCGAGCTCGACGCGGTCGGCGAGGCCGGCGGTGCCGACGGGCCCGCCCGGCCCGGCCGACCCGGTGAGAGCAGAGCCGACGGGTCCGGCGGAGCCGAAGGGAGTCGACCGAGCGCACGTCAACTGGCACGCGGCATCAGCGCGTTCCAGCGCAACACCGCACCCCTGGTGCGGAGCGAGCTGGCGCGGCTGGCGCGTGAGGGGCAGCAGCCCTCCCAGCTGTTCCTGACCTGCGCGGACTCACGGCTGGTCACGTCGATGATCACCTCCAGTGGTCCAGGCGACCTGTTCGTGGTGCGCAACGTCGGCAACCTCGTTCCTCCCCCAGCCAACGCCGAGAGGTGCCCCCAGCCCGGCCAGGAGAGCGGGGACGACTCGGTGGCGGCGGCGATCGAGTACGCCGTGGACGTGCTGCAGGTGCGGTCCATCACGGTGTGCGGGCACTCGGGGTGCGGGGCCATGCAGGCGCTGCTCAACTCCGAGCCCGGTGGTCCGCAGACCCCGCTGCGGCGGTGGCTGCGGCACGGGCTGCCGAGCCTGGAGCGGATGTCCGACGAGAGCCGGCCGTGGCCCAGACTCGCCGGGCGGGCACCGGCCGACGCGGTCGAGCAGCTCTGCCTGACCAACGTGGTCCAGCAGTTGGAGCACCTGCGCGCCCACGAGTCGGTGGCCCAAGCCCTGCGGGCGGGGGTGCTGGAGCTGCACGGGATGTACTTCCACGTGGGCGAGGCGCAGGCGTATCTGCTCGCCGAGGGGAACGAGGACGAGGTGTTCGACGACGTGGGCGTGGCGGATCTGTCGGCTTGA
- the acs gene encoding acetate--CoA ligase gives MTENPSLSNLLKEERRFAPPADLAANANVTAEAYEQAKADRLGFWAEQARRLTWAKEPTETLDWSNPPFAKWFKDGELNVAYNCVDRHVEAGLGDRVAIHFEGEPGDSRALTYAELKDEVSKAANALLELGVQKGDRVAVYMPMIPETAVAMLACARIGAAHSVVFGGFSADALATRIQDADAKVVITSDGGYRRGKPSALKPAVDEAIGKVDNVEHVLVVRRTGQDVAWDDSRDVWWHEIVERQSAEHTPEAFNAEQPLFILYTSGTTGKPKGILHTSGGYLTQAAYTHHAVFDLKPETDVYWCTADVGWVTGHSYIVYGPLANGATQVMYEGTPDTPHQGRFWEIVQKYGVTILYTAPTAIRTFMKWGDDIPAKFDLSSLRVLGSVGEPINPEAWIWYRKHIGADRTPIVDTWWQTETGAMMISPLPGVTATKPGSAQTPLPGIAATVVDDEANEVPNGGGGYLVLTEPWPSMLRTIWGDDQRFLDTYWSRFEGKYFAGDGAKKDDDGDIWLLGRVDDVMLVSGHNISTTEVESALVSHPSVAEAAVVGAADETTGQAIVAFVILRGTANAEDEGLVNALRDHVGATLGPIAKPKRILPVAELPKTRSGKIMRRLLRDVAENRQLGDVTTLTDSTVMDLIQAKLPAAPSED, from the coding sequence GTGACCGAGAATCCTTCCCTCTCCAACCTGCTCAAGGAAGAGCGCAGGTTCGCACCCCCCGCCGACCTGGCAGCGAACGCCAATGTCACCGCGGAGGCGTATGAACAGGCCAAGGCTGACAGGCTCGGCTTCTGGGCCGAGCAGGCCCGTCGGCTGACCTGGGCCAAGGAGCCGACGGAGACGCTGGACTGGTCGAACCCGCCGTTCGCGAAGTGGTTCAAGGACGGCGAGCTGAACGTCGCGTACAACTGCGTGGACCGGCATGTGGAGGCCGGGCTCGGCGACCGGGTCGCCATCCACTTCGAGGGCGAGCCCGGCGACAGCCGCGCCCTCACCTACGCCGAGCTCAAGGACGAGGTCTCCAAGGCCGCCAACGCCCTGCTGGAGTTGGGCGTTCAGAAGGGCGACCGGGTCGCCGTCTACATGCCGATGATTCCCGAGACGGCGGTCGCGATGCTGGCGTGCGCCCGCATCGGGGCCGCGCACTCCGTCGTCTTCGGCGGGTTCTCGGCGGACGCGCTCGCCACCCGTATCCAGGACGCGGACGCCAAGGTCGTCATCACGTCCGACGGCGGCTACCGGCGCGGCAAGCCGTCCGCGCTCAAGCCGGCCGTGGACGAGGCGATCGGCAAGGTGGACAACGTCGAGCACGTGCTCGTCGTACGGCGCACCGGCCAGGACGTCGCCTGGGACGACAGCCGTGACGTCTGGTGGCACGAGATCGTCGAGCGGCAGTCCGCCGAGCACACCCCCGAGGCCTTCAACGCCGAGCAGCCGCTGTTCATCCTCTACACGTCCGGTACGACGGGTAAGCCGAAGGGCATCCTGCACACCTCCGGCGGTTACCTCACCCAGGCGGCCTACACCCACCACGCCGTCTTCGACCTCAAGCCGGAGACGGACGTGTACTGGTGCACCGCCGACGTCGGCTGGGTCACCGGGCACTCGTACATCGTGTACGGGCCGCTGGCGAACGGCGCGACGCAGGTCATGTACGAGGGCACGCCGGACACCCCGCACCAGGGCCGGTTCTGGGAGATCGTGCAGAAGTACGGGGTGACGATCCTGTACACGGCGCCGACCGCCATCCGTACGTTCATGAAGTGGGGCGACGACATCCCCGCGAAGTTCGACCTCAGCAGCCTGCGCGTGCTGGGTTCCGTGGGTGAGCCGATCAACCCCGAGGCGTGGATCTGGTACCGCAAGCACATCGGCGCCGACCGGACGCCGATCGTGGACACCTGGTGGCAGACCGAGACCGGCGCGATGATGATCTCCCCGCTGCCGGGCGTCACCGCCACCAAGCCGGGTTCCGCGCAGACACCGCTGCCCGGCATCGCCGCGACCGTCGTCGACGACGAGGCGAACGAGGTGCCCAACGGCGGTGGTGGCTATCTGGTGCTGACCGAGCCGTGGCCGTCGATGCTGCGCACCATCTGGGGCGACGACCAGCGGTTCCTCGACACGTACTGGTCGCGCTTCGAGGGCAAGTACTTCGCCGGTGACGGGGCGAAGAAGGACGACGACGGCGACATCTGGCTGCTGGGCCGCGTCGACGACGTCATGCTCGTGTCGGGGCACAACATCTCCACCACGGAGGTCGAGTCCGCCCTGGTCTCCCACCCGTCCGTCGCGGAGGCGGCCGTCGTCGGCGCCGCCGACGAGACCACCGGGCAGGCCATCGTCGCCTTCGTCATCCTGCGCGGCACGGCGAACGCCGAGGACGAGGGCCTCGTCAACGCACTGCGCGACCACGTCGGCGCCACCCTCGGCCCGATCGCCAAGCCCAAGCGGATCCTGCCGGTGGCCGAGCTGCCCAAGACCCGCTCCGGCAAGATCATGCGCCGTCTGCTGCGGGACGTCGCCGAGAATCGCCAGCTCGGTGATGTGACGACGCTGACCGACTCGACGGTCATGGACCTCATCCAGGCCAAGCTCCCCGCCGCACCCAGCGAGGACTGA